A window of Streptomyces gilvosporeus contains these coding sequences:
- a CDS encoding response regulator transcription factor, with product MPPTPQSPAPRSPALPSPAPRILVVDDEPEVRAAVEDGLAVEGYEVRGAADGLAALSEVAAWQPDALVLDVMMPVLDGLAVCRRLRALDDRTPILVLTALDSVSERVDGLDAGADDYLVKPFALDELLARLRALLRRAAAPVADDGTLTFGDLVVDPRTRSGHRAGRPLEFSRTEWALLELLLLHPGQIMPREVILERVWGHDFGPDSNSLAVYVGYLRRKLEAGGEPRIVHTVHGIGYRLDRAEEA from the coding sequence ATGCCGCCCACGCCCCAGTCCCCCGCGCCCCGGTCCCCGGCGCTCCCGTCCCCCGCGCCCAGGATCCTCGTCGTCGACGACGAGCCGGAGGTGCGTGCCGCCGTCGAGGACGGACTCGCCGTCGAAGGCTACGAGGTGCGCGGCGCCGCCGACGGCCTGGCGGCGCTGTCCGAGGTCGCCGCCTGGCAGCCCGACGCCCTCGTCCTGGACGTCATGATGCCGGTCCTGGACGGGCTGGCCGTCTGCCGCCGGCTGCGCGCGCTGGACGACCGTACGCCCATCCTCGTCCTGACCGCGCTGGATTCGGTCAGCGAACGCGTCGACGGCCTGGATGCCGGCGCCGACGACTATCTGGTCAAGCCCTTCGCGCTGGACGAACTCCTCGCCCGGCTGCGGGCCCTGCTGCGCCGGGCCGCCGCCCCCGTGGCCGACGACGGCACCCTCACCTTCGGCGACCTGGTGGTCGACCCGCGCACCCGCAGCGGCCACCGGGCGGGCCGTCCCCTGGAGTTCAGCCGCACCGAATGGGCGCTGCTGGAGCTGCTGCTGCTCCACCCGGGCCAGATCATGCCGCGCGAGGTGATCCTGGAACGCGTCTGGGGCCATGACTTCGGCCCCGACTCCAACTCGCTGGCGGTGTACGTCGGTTATCTGCGGCGCAAGCTGGAGGCGGGCGGCGAGCCCCGGATCGTCCACACCGTCCACGGCATCGGCTACCGCCTGGACCGGGCGGAGGAGGCATGA
- a CDS encoding UDP-N-acetylglucosamine--N-acetylmuramyl-(pentapeptide) pyrophosphoryl-undecaprenol N-acetylglucosamine transferase, translating to MRTPLSVVIGAGGTGGHIYPGLALADALRRAVPDAVISFVGTERGLETRLIPQAGYRLHTVDMIPFDPALGARRYLLPAALLRAGAQCRAILKDQRAQVAVGMGGYPSAPVIVGARLAGLPSLIHESNAVPGRANKFASRLTPHIAVAFDTGHLPGAVTTGMPVAAALAGLDRTALRDAARRALRVPDGARLVLVNGGSLGAARLTEAAIGLSHRWAARADVHLLVKTGPAALEETERRLAANARAVPYIDRMDLAYAAADLVVCRAGSATVAELATVGVPAVLVPYPHAPGDHQTHNARVLTDAGAGLLLADADTTADRLAALVEPLLADPGRLTAMGAAADPGPHARAAELLAERTLRLAAHPYTTALKEAA from the coding sequence ATGCGCACACCACTCTCCGTCGTGATCGGTGCGGGCGGCACCGGCGGCCACATCTACCCGGGGCTCGCCCTCGCCGACGCACTGCGTCGCGCGGTGCCCGACGCGGTGATCTCTTTCGTCGGGACCGAACGGGGCCTGGAGACCCGGCTGATACCGCAGGCCGGTTACCGGCTGCACACCGTCGACATGATCCCCTTCGATCCGGCGCTCGGCGCCCGGCGCTATCTGCTGCCGGCCGCGCTGCTGCGGGCGGGCGCCCAGTGCCGGGCGATCCTCAAGGACCAGCGCGCCCAGGTGGCCGTCGGTATGGGCGGCTATCCGAGCGCGCCGGTGATCGTCGGGGCGCGGCTGGCCGGGCTGCCGAGCCTGATCCATGAATCCAACGCGGTGCCCGGCCGGGCCAACAAGTTCGCCTCCCGGCTCACCCCGCATATCGCGGTCGCCTTCGACACCGGGCATCTGCCCGGCGCGGTCACCACCGGGATGCCGGTCGCCGCGGCCCTGGCCGGGCTCGACCGCACCGCGCTGCGCGACGCGGCCCGCCGCGCGCTGCGGGTGCCCGACGGCGCCCGGCTCGTCCTGGTCAACGGCGGCAGCCTGGGCGCCGCCCGGCTCACCGAGGCCGCGATCGGGCTCTCGCACCGCTGGGCCGCCCGCGCCGACGTCCATCTGCTGGTCAAGACCGGGCCGGCGGCCCTGGAGGAGACCGAGCGGCGGCTGGCGGCGAACGCCCGCGCCGTGCCGTACATCGACCGGATGGACCTGGCCTACGCGGCCGCCGACCTGGTCGTGTGCCGGGCCGGTTCGGCGACCGTCGCGGAACTGGCCACCGTCGGGGTGCCCGCCGTCCTGGTGCCGTATCCGCACGCCCCCGGCGACCACCAGACCCATAACGCCCGGGTGCTGACGGATGCCGGCGCCGGGCTTCTCCTCGCCGACGCCGACACCACCGCCGACCGGCTCGCCGCGCTCGTCGAGCCGCTGCTCGCCGACCCGGGCCGCCTGACGGCCATGGGCGCGGCCGCCGACCCCGGCCCGCACGCCCGCGCCGCCGAACTGCTCGCCGAGCGCACCCTGCGCCTCGCCGCACACCCGTACACCACCGCCCTCAAGGAGGCAGCATGA
- a CDS encoding GDP-mannose 4,6-dehydratase, with protein MTTTTNWTGRKVLVTGAEGFIGSALVDLLVERGAQVRALVHYKPYAEKGYLAHRMHEVEMLAGDVRDAGRVSDAVAGCDTVFHLAALIGIPYSYDSPGAYVQTNVVGTENVAEACRRHAVRRLVHTSTSEVYGTARTAPIGEDHPLTPQSPYSASKIGADMMALSHWHAFELPVTVVRPFNTYGPRQSARAVIPTILAQLHSGARQIRLGSLTPTRDFTYVTDTAAGFLAMAECDRALGEVVNLGTGREIAIGALAEALIAASGREAEVVVDPARLRPSGSEVERLLSDNSRARRWAGWEPEVSLEEGLKRTSEWVAENLRLFSADRYQV; from the coding sequence ATGACCACGACAACGAACTGGACCGGCCGCAAGGTTCTGGTCACCGGGGCCGAGGGCTTCATCGGCTCCGCCCTGGTCGATCTGCTCGTCGAGCGCGGCGCGCAGGTGCGCGCCCTGGTCCACTACAAGCCGTATGCCGAGAAGGGGTATCTCGCCCACCGGATGCACGAGGTCGAGATGCTCGCGGGCGACGTCCGCGACGCGGGCCGGGTGAGCGACGCCGTCGCCGGCTGCGACACCGTCTTCCATCTGGCGGCGCTGATCGGGATTCCGTACAGCTACGACTCGCCCGGCGCCTATGTCCAGACGAATGTCGTCGGTACGGAGAACGTCGCCGAGGCGTGCCGCCGGCACGCCGTCCGCCGGCTGGTGCACACCTCCACCAGCGAGGTCTACGGGACCGCGCGGACCGCGCCGATCGGCGAGGACCATCCGCTTACGCCCCAGTCGCCGTACTCCGCCTCGAAGATCGGCGCCGACATGATGGCGCTGTCGCACTGGCACGCCTTCGAACTGCCGGTGACGGTCGTGCGGCCGTTCAACACCTACGGTCCGCGGCAGTCGGCGCGCGCCGTGATCCCCACGATCCTGGCCCAACTGCACTCCGGTGCCCGGCAGATCAGGCTCGGCTCGCTCACCCCGACCCGGGACTTCACCTATGTCACGGACACGGCCGCGGGCTTTCTGGCGATGGCGGAGTGCGACCGGGCGCTGGGCGAGGTGGTCAATCTCGGCACCGGGCGGGAGATCGCGATCGGGGCGCTGGCCGAGGCGCTGATAGCGGCCTCCGGACGGGAGGCGGAGGTGGTCGTCGATCCGGCGCGGCTGCGGCCCTCGGGCAGCGAGGTGGAGCGGCTGCTGTCGGACAACTCCCGGGCGCGCCGGTGGGCCGGGTGGGAGCCGGAGGTGTCGCTGGAGGAGGGGCTGAAGCGGACGTCGGAGTGGGTGGCCGAGAATCTCCGGCTGTTTTCGGCCGACCGGTACCAGGTCTGA
- a CDS encoding TetR/AcrR family transcriptional regulator, protein MPDSTSPRKGRPGRPRSAEADRAILDATRAALVDVGWGKLTMGEVATRAGVAKTTLYRRWANKNELVVDAVAVLFDELELPDRGCLKADIEGVVLQFGVLLARPETKTALMGVVAESTTDDALRERIRSAIVDRQKRLVVLGRERAQQRGELPPDSPGTEGALAADQAIGLIFDVIAGAIIHRTLVSSEPVDPAWAHHFATLLLTGLVGLG, encoded by the coding sequence ATGCCCGACTCCACCAGCCCCCGGAAAGGCCGCCCCGGCCGCCCGCGCAGCGCCGAGGCCGACCGCGCCATCCTCGACGCGACCCGCGCCGCGCTCGTCGACGTGGGCTGGGGAAAACTGACCATGGGCGAGGTGGCGACCCGCGCCGGCGTCGCCAAAACCACCCTCTACCGCCGCTGGGCCAACAAGAACGAGCTCGTCGTGGACGCCGTGGCGGTCCTCTTCGACGAGCTCGAACTGCCCGACCGGGGCTGTCTGAAAGCCGATATCGAGGGCGTGGTGCTCCAGTTCGGCGTGCTGCTCGCCCGGCCCGAGACCAAAACGGCGCTGATGGGCGTGGTCGCCGAGTCCACCACCGACGACGCGCTGCGCGAACGGATCCGCTCGGCGATCGTCGACCGCCAGAAGCGGCTGGTCGTCCTGGGCCGCGAACGCGCCCAGCAGCGCGGGGAACTGCCGCCCGACAGCCCCGGCACCGAGGGCGCGCTCGCCGCCGACCAGGCCATCGGCCTGATCTTCGACGTGATCGCCGGCGCGATCATCCACCGCACCCTGGTCTCCTCCGAACCGGTGGACCCGGCCTGGGCGCACCACTTCGCGACGCTGCTGCTGACTGGGCTGGTGGGGCTGGGCTGA
- a CDS encoding tetratricopeptide repeat protein: MQPRNMSMSGVVDLAAVKAAGEAKQKAEQARAEAARTGAPAGGARLVFDVDEAGFQQDVLQRSTEVPVVIDFWAEWCEPCKQLGPLLERLATEYAGKFVLAKIDVDANQMLFQQFGVQGIPAVFAVVAGQPIPLFQGAAPEAQIRQVLDQLVQAAEQQFGIVGAPVDASAEEEQPAEQPKPAGPYDALLEAAGTALDAGDLGGAIQAYKNVLSDDPANPEAKLGLAQAELLRRVQDLDPQAVRKEAADAPADVAAQIRAADLDLVGGHVEDAFGRLVDTVRRTAGEDREAARVRLLELFEVIGAEDPRVTAARTALARVLF; encoded by the coding sequence ATGCAGCCACGCAACATGTCCATGAGTGGAGTCGTCGACCTCGCAGCGGTGAAGGCGGCCGGGGAAGCGAAGCAGAAGGCCGAGCAGGCGCGCGCCGAAGCCGCCCGCACGGGCGCGCCCGCGGGCGGCGCCCGGCTGGTGTTCGACGTCGACGAGGCGGGTTTCCAGCAGGACGTCCTCCAGCGCTCCACCGAGGTTCCGGTCGTCATCGACTTCTGGGCCGAGTGGTGCGAGCCGTGCAAGCAGCTGGGTCCGCTGCTGGAGCGCCTCGCCACCGAGTACGCCGGCAAGTTCGTGCTGGCCAAGATCGACGTCGACGCCAACCAGATGCTCTTCCAGCAGTTCGGGGTGCAGGGCATTCCGGCCGTTTTCGCGGTGGTCGCCGGCCAGCCCATCCCGCTGTTCCAGGGTGCGGCCCCCGAGGCGCAGATCCGCCAGGTGCTCGACCAGCTGGTCCAGGCCGCCGAGCAGCAGTTCGGCATCGTGGGCGCCCCGGTGGACGCCTCGGCCGAGGAGGAGCAGCCGGCCGAGCAGCCCAAGCCGGCCGGCCCCTACGACGCGCTGCTGGAGGCGGCGGGTACGGCGCTGGACGCCGGCGATCTGGGCGGCGCGATCCAGGCGTACAAGAACGTCCTGTCCGACGACCCGGCCAACCCGGAGGCGAAGCTGGGCCTGGCGCAGGCCGAGCTGCTGCGCCGGGTGCAGGACCTGGACCCGCAGGCGGTGCGCAAGGAGGCCGCCGACGCCCCGGCCGATGTGGCGGCGCAGATCCGCGCCGCCGATCTCGATCTGGTCGGCGGGCATGTCGAGGACGCCTTCGGGCGGCTGGTCGACACGGTCCGGCGGACCGCGGGCGAGGACCGGGAGGCCGCGCGGGTGCGGCTGCTGGAGCTGTTCGAGGTGATCGGCGCGGAGGATCCGAGGGTCACCGCGGCGCGTACGGCACTGGCCCGCGTGCTGTTCTGA
- a CDS encoding DUF6230 family protein, translated as MESLARGGTRWKRFAVVMVPSVAATAAIGVALSQGALAASFSVSGQQFKVATDRLDGTGFVQYGAVDTQKNGKNVPVAVSAFSNAKIHNLCQSVVVPVPVFGDVSMKLQAGGGGTPVEAKNLYIDLDQLNADATFNNINIGVAAGATSKGPGIKKGDKTDPGSFAQEADTATLTGVKQTAWATTAGTFKLSGLKMSVSKGKNECF; from the coding sequence ATGGAGTCCCTGGCTCGTGGCGGGACCAGATGGAAGCGGTTCGCCGTCGTCATGGTGCCGAGCGTTGCCGCGACGGCAGCGATAGGTGTCGCCCTCTCGCAGGGTGCGCTTGCGGCGTCGTTCAGCGTTTCCGGCCAGCAGTTCAAGGTCGCTACCGACCGCCTGGACGGCACCGGCTTCGTTCAGTACGGGGCCGTCGACACTCAGAAGAACGGCAAGAACGTCCCGGTGGCGGTCTCGGCGTTCTCCAACGCCAAGATCCACAACCTGTGCCAGTCCGTCGTGGTGCCGGTGCCGGTCTTCGGCGATGTGTCGATGAAGCTGCAGGCGGGCGGCGGTGGCACGCCGGTCGAGGCGAAGAACCTCTACATCGACCTCGACCAGCTCAACGCCGACGCGACCTTCAACAACATCAACATCGGTGTTGCTGCGGGCGCGACGTCCAAGGGCCCCGGCATCAAGAAGGGCGACAAGACGGACCCCGGTTCGTTCGCCCAGGAAGCCGACACGGCCACGCTGACCGGCGTCAAGCAGACGGCCTGGGCGACCACGGCCGGCACCTTCAAGCTCAGCGGCCTCAAGATGAGCGTCAGCAAGGGCAAGAACGAGTGCTTCTGA
- a CDS encoding DUF6114 domain-containing protein yields MSADTRPRLIESIGMKRRSFGEWRGRRPFWGGMLTLLAGLPIMYFPYAHLSLGGMTVSMATTAGAGSLIIGVLLVVLGLTMWFQPVSRVFAGVAAILLSLVSLVVSNFGGFVVGLLLGMIGGALAVAWAPGQPAAESDDGEPDRKVVAGPVVATNPAPATGGGSGLGFGLNDLSGTSPNDGLNGRHRAG; encoded by the coding sequence ATGAGCGCCGACACGCGACCACGGCTGATCGAGTCCATCGGCATGAAGCGCCGTTCGTTCGGGGAGTGGCGTGGCCGCCGCCCGTTCTGGGGCGGCATGCTGACGCTGCTCGCCGGCCTCCCGATCATGTACTTCCCCTACGCGCACCTCTCGCTCGGCGGGATGACCGTCAGCATGGCCACCACTGCCGGCGCCGGCTCGCTGATCATCGGCGTACTGCTCGTCGTGCTCGGTCTGACCATGTGGTTCCAGCCCGTGTCTCGGGTGTTCGCGGGTGTGGCGGCGATCCTGCTCTCCCTCGTCTCCCTCGTCGTCTCGAACTTCGGCGGCTTCGTGGTCGGCCTGCTGCTGGGGATGATCGGCGGCGCACTGGCGGTCGCCTGGGCGCCGGGTCAGCCGGCGGCCGAGAGCGACGACGGCGAGCCGGACCGCAAGGTGGTCGCCGGGCCGGTGGTCGCCACGAATCCGGCACCGGCCACCGGTGGCGGGTCCGGGTTGGGCTTCGGGCTGAACGACCTGTCAGGAACGAGCCCGAACGACGGATTGAACGGGAGGCACCGTGCCGGGTGA
- the pyk gene encoding pyruvate kinase, with the protein MRRSKIVCTLGPAVDSYEQLKTLIEAGMNVARFNMSHGTHSEHEERYHRLRKAQEETGRAIGVLADLQGPKIRLETFAEGPVELVRGDEFVITTEDVPGDKTICGTTYKGLPGDVSKGDPVLINDGNVALQVIEVDGPRVRTIVIEGGVISDHKGINLPGAAVNVPALSEKDIEDLKFALRMGCDMVALSFVRDAKDVQDVHRVMDQVGRRVPVIAKVEKPQAVANMQEVVMAFDAVMVARGDLAVEYPLEKVPMVQKRLVEMCRRNAKPVIVATQMMESMITNSRPTRAEASDVANAILDGADAVMLSAESSVGQYPIETVKTMSKIVEAAEEELLSKGLQPLVPGKKPRTQGGAVARAACEMADFLDGKALVAFTQSGDTARRLSRYRAAQPILAFTTEASTRNQLALSWGVDPFVVPYVDNTDAMVDLVDAELLKLQRYSEGDTMLITAGSPPGVPGTTNMVRVHHLGGGRA; encoded by the coding sequence ATGCGCCGTTCCAAAATCGTCTGCACCCTGGGCCCCGCCGTCGACTCCTACGAGCAGCTGAAGACGCTGATCGAGGCCGGCATGAATGTGGCCCGTTTCAATATGAGCCACGGGACCCACTCGGAGCACGAGGAGCGGTACCACCGCCTCCGCAAGGCCCAGGAGGAGACCGGCCGCGCCATCGGCGTGCTGGCCGACCTCCAGGGCCCCAAGATCCGTCTGGAGACCTTCGCCGAGGGCCCGGTGGAGCTGGTGCGCGGTGACGAGTTCGTCATCACCACCGAGGACGTGCCCGGCGACAAGACCATCTGCGGCACGACCTACAAGGGCCTGCCCGGCGATGTCTCCAAGGGCGACCCGGTCCTGATCAACGACGGCAACGTCGCCCTCCAGGTCATCGAGGTCGACGGCCCGCGGGTGCGCACCATCGTCATCGAGGGCGGGGTCATCTCCGACCACAAGGGCATCAACCTGCCCGGCGCCGCGGTGAACGTCCCCGCACTGTCGGAGAAGGACATCGAGGACCTCAAGTTCGCGCTGCGCATGGGCTGCGACATGGTCGCGCTGTCCTTCGTCCGCGACGCCAAGGACGTCCAGGACGTGCACCGCGTCATGGACCAGGTCGGCCGCCGCGTCCCGGTCATCGCCAAGGTGGAGAAGCCGCAGGCGGTGGCCAACATGCAGGAGGTCGTGATGGCCTTCGACGCGGTGATGGTGGCGCGTGGCGACCTGGCGGTGGAGTATCCGCTGGAGAAGGTCCCGATGGTGCAGAAGCGCCTGGTGGAGATGTGCCGGCGCAACGCCAAGCCGGTGATCGTGGCGACCCAGATGATGGAGTCGATGATCACCAACTCCCGGCCGACCCGCGCCGAGGCGTCCGACGTCGCCAACGCCATCCTGGACGGCGCGGACGCGGTCATGCTCTCCGCGGAGTCGTCGGTGGGCCAGTACCCGATCGAGACCGTCAAGACGATGTCGAAGATCGTCGAGGCGGCCGAGGAGGAGCTGCTGTCCAAGGGCCTCCAGCCGCTGGTGCCGGGCAAGAAGCCGCGCACCCAGGGCGGCGCGGTGGCCCGTGCGGCCTGCGAGATGGCCGACTTCCTCGACGGCAAGGCGCTGGTGGCCTTCACGCAGTCCGGCGACACCGCCCGCCGCCTGTCCCGCTACCGGGCCGCGCAGCCGATCCTGGCCTTCACCACGGAGGCCTCCACCCGCAACCAGCTGGCGCTGAGCTGGGGCGTGGACCCCTTCGTCGTGCCGTACGTGGACAACACCGACGCGATGGTCGACCTGGTGGACGCCGAGCTGCTCAAGCTCCAGCGCTACAGCGAGGGCGACACCATGCTGATCACCGCCGGTTCGCCCCCCGGCGTGCCCGGCACCACCAACATGGTGCGGGTGCACCACCTGGGCGGCGGCCGCGCCTGA
- a CDS encoding acetate kinase, giving the protein MSATATRVLVLNSGSSSVKYQLLDMTDAESIGGSAAGRLAVGLVERIGEETSRLVHTPLAAGGEKRETEGPIADHEAALKAVAKELAADGLGLDSPELAAIGHRVVHGGLKFTEPTVIDEAVLTEIERLVPVAPLHNPANITGIRTARALRPDLPQVAVFDTAFHTTMPEYAARYAIDVATADAHRIRRYGFHGTSHAYVSRKTAALLGKAPEEVNVIVLHLGNGASASAVRGGRCVDTSMGLTPLEGLVMGTRSGDIDPAVTFHLKRVAGMDEDEVDTLLNKKSGLIGLCGDNDMREIRRRIDEGDERAQLAFDIYIHRLKKYIGAYSAVLGRVDAVAFTAGVGENAAPVREAAVAGLEEMGMAVDASLNALRSEEPRLISPDYARVAVAVVPTDEELEIAQQTYALVNA; this is encoded by the coding sequence ATGTCTGCCACTGCCACCCGCGTCCTCGTCCTCAACTCCGGCTCCTCGTCGGTGAAGTACCAGCTGCTCGACATGACCGACGCGGAGTCGATCGGCGGCTCCGCCGCGGGGCGCCTGGCCGTCGGCCTGGTGGAGCGGATCGGGGAGGAGACCTCGCGTCTGGTGCACACCCCGCTGGCCGCCGGCGGCGAGAAGCGCGAGACCGAGGGCCCGATAGCCGACCACGAGGCCGCGCTGAAGGCGGTCGCGAAGGAGCTGGCCGCCGACGGGCTGGGGCTGGACTCGCCCGAACTGGCGGCGATCGGTCACCGGGTGGTGCACGGCGGGCTGAAGTTCACCGAGCCGACCGTCATCGACGAGGCGGTCCTGACGGAGATCGAGCGGCTGGTACCGGTCGCCCCGCTGCACAACCCGGCCAACATCACCGGCATACGGACCGCCCGGGCGCTGCGCCCGGACCTGCCGCAGGTCGCGGTCTTCGACACCGCCTTCCACACCACGATGCCGGAGTACGCGGCCCGCTACGCCATCGACGTGGCCACCGCCGACGCCCACCGCATCCGCCGCTACGGCTTCCACGGCACCTCGCACGCCTATGTGTCCCGCAAGACGGCCGCGCTGCTGGGCAAGGCGCCGGAGGAGGTCAATGTGATCGTGCTGCACCTGGGCAACGGCGCCTCCGCGTCCGCCGTCCGCGGCGGCCGCTGCGTGGACACCTCCATGGGCCTGACGCCGCTGGAGGGCCTGGTCATGGGCACCCGCTCCGGCGACATCGACCCGGCCGTCACCTTCCACCTCAAGCGGGTGGCGGGGATGGACGAGGACGAGGTCGACACCCTGCTCAACAAGAAGAGCGGGCTGATCGGGCTGTGCGGCGACAACGACATGCGCGAGATCCGCCGCCGGATCGACGAGGGCGACGAGCGCGCGCAGCTGGCCTTCGACATCTACATCCACCGGCTGAAGAAGTACATCGGCGCCTACAGCGCGGTGCTCGGCCGGGTCGACGCGGTGGCCTTCACCGCGGGCGTCGGCGAGAACGCCGCCCCGGTGCGCGAGGCCGCCGTCGCCGGCCTGGAGGAGATGGGCATGGCGGTGGACGCCTCGCTGAACGCGCTGCGTTCCGAAGAGCCCCGGCTGATCTCGCCCGACTACGCCCGGGTCGCGGTCGCCGTCGTCCCCACCGACGAGGAACTGGAGATCGCCCAGCAGACATACGCCCTGGTCAACGCCTAG
- the pta gene encoding phosphate acetyltransferase, which translates to MTRSVYVTGIDRGDGRQVIELGVMELLTRHVDRVGVFRPLVHDDGPDRLFDLLRSRYRLSQSPDTVYGIGYTEAATLQAERGDDELVSRLVSRFHAVAREYEYVLVLGSDFADTNLPAELALNARLANEFGAAVLPVVGGQGQDAESVRAEVRNAYRAYHSLGCDVVAMVANRVAPELRTAVAERLSARLPVPCYALPEDGALSAPTVRQIVHTLGAEVLLGDDSGLARDARDFVFGGAMLPTFLKALTPGCLVITPGDRADLVIGSLAAHSAGAPPIAGVVLTLDERPGPDIMALAERLAPGTPVVSVPGGSFPTAGELFAIEGKLNAASPRKAETALGLFERHVDTTELTNRISVARSGRVTPMMFEHELIERSRSGRRRVVLPEGGEERVLRAADVLLRRDVCDLTLLGEEEAIRKRAADLAIDLAGAQIIDPQTSELRDRFAELYARLRAHKGVSYELAYDVVADVSYFGTLMVQEGLADGMVSGAVHSTAATIRPAFEIIKTKPGAGIVSSVFFMCLADRVLVYGDCAVNPDPDAEQLADIAIQSATTAAQFGVEPRIAMLSYSTGTSGSGADVDKVRKATEIVRERRPDLLIEGPIQYDAAVDTAVAETKLPGSDVAGKATVLIFPDLNTGNNTYKAVQRSAGAVAVGPVLQGLRKPVNDLSRGALVQDIVNTVAITAIQAQGAQPGAAQTA; encoded by the coding sequence GTGACGCGCAGCGTGTACGTGACCGGGATCGACCGCGGCGACGGCCGCCAGGTCATCGAGCTGGGGGTCATGGAACTGCTGACCCGCCATGTCGACCGGGTGGGCGTCTTCCGCCCGCTGGTCCACGACGACGGACCCGACCGGCTCTTCGATCTGCTGCGCTCGCGCTACCGGCTCTCGCAGTCCCCCGACACCGTCTACGGCATCGGTTACACCGAGGCCGCCACGCTCCAGGCCGAGCGCGGCGACGACGAGCTGGTCTCCCGGCTGGTCAGCCGCTTCCACGCGGTGGCCAGGGAATACGAGTACGTCCTGGTCCTCGGCTCGGACTTCGCCGACACCAATCTGCCGGCCGAGCTGGCGCTCAACGCCCGTCTCGCCAACGAATTCGGCGCCGCGGTGCTGCCGGTGGTCGGCGGCCAGGGCCAGGACGCGGAGTCCGTACGGGCCGAGGTCCGCAACGCCTACCGCGCCTACCACTCGCTGGGCTGCGACGTCGTCGCCATGGTCGCCAACCGGGTGGCCCCCGAGCTGCGTACCGCCGTCGCCGAGCGGCTCTCCGCCCGGCTGCCCGTGCCCTGCTACGCGCTGCCCGAGGACGGTGCGCTCTCGGCGCCGACCGTCCGCCAGATCGTGCACACCCTGGGCGCCGAGGTGCTGCTCGGCGACGACTCCGGGCTGGCCCGCGACGCCCGGGACTTCGTCTTCGGCGGCGCCATGCTGCCGACGTTCCTCAAGGCGCTGACCCCCGGCTGCCTGGTGATCACCCCCGGGGACCGGGCCGACCTGGTCATCGGCTCGCTGGCCGCGCACAGCGCCGGCGCCCCGCCGATCGCCGGGGTGGTGCTCACCCTCGACGAGCGGCCCGGCCCCGACATCATGGCGCTGGCCGAACGGCTCGCCCCGGGCACCCCGGTGGTCTCCGTACCGGGTGGGTCCTTCCCGACCGCCGGCGAGCTGTTCGCCATCGAGGGCAAGCTCAACGCCGCCTCGCCGCGCAAGGCGGAGACCGCGCTGGGCCTGTTCGAGCGGCATGTGGACACCACCGAGCTGACGAACCGTATCTCCGTCGCCCGCTCCGGCCGGGTCACCCCGATGATGTTCGAGCACGAGCTGATCGAGCGCTCCCGCTCCGGCCGCCGCCGGGTCGTGCTGCCCGAGGGCGGCGAGGAGCGGGTGCTGCGCGCCGCCGATGTGCTGCTGCGCCGCGATGTCTGCGATCTGACCCTCCTGGGCGAGGAGGAGGCCATCCGCAAGCGCGCCGCCGACCTGGCCATCGACCTGGCCGGCGCCCAGATCATCGACCCGCAGACCTCCGAACTGCGCGACCGGTTCGCCGAGCTGTATGCGCGGCTGCGCGCCCACAAGGGCGTCTCCTACGAGTTGGCCTACGACGTGGTCGCGGACGTCTCGTACTTCGGGACGCTGATGGTGCAGGAGGGCCTGGCCGACGGCATGGTGTCCGGTGCCGTGCACTCCACCGCCGCCACCATCCGCCCCGCCTTCGAGATCATCAAGACCAAGCCGGGCGCGGGGATCGTGTCGTCAGTCTTCTTCATGTGCCTGGCCGACCGGGTCCTGGTCTACGGCGACTGCGCGGTCAACCCGGACCCGGACGCCGAGCAGCTGGCGGACATCGCCATCCAGTCGGCGACCACCGCGGCGCAGTTCGGCGTCGAGCCGCGGATCGCGATGCTGTCGTACTCCACCGGCACCTCCGGCTCCGGCGCCGATGTCGACAAGGTCCGCAAGGCCACCGAGATCGTCCGTGAGCGGCGCCCGGATCTGCTGATCGAGGGGCCGATCCAGTACGACGCGGCGGTGGACACCGCGGTCGCCGAGACCAAGCTGCCCGGCTCCGACGTCGCCGGCAAGGCCACCGTGCTGATCTTCCCGGACCTCAACACCGGCAACAACACCTACAAGGCCGTCCAGCGCTCGGCCGGCGCGGTCGCCGTCGGCCCCGTCCTCCAGGGTCTGCGCAAGCCCGTCAACGACCTCTCGCGCGGTGCACTGGTGCAGGACATCGTCAACACCGTCGCCATCACGGCCATCCAGGCGCAGGGCGCGCAGCCCGGCGCCGCACAGACCGCCTGA